The following proteins are encoded in a genomic region of Mesoplodon densirostris isolate mMesDen1 chromosome 12, mMesDen1 primary haplotype, whole genome shotgun sequence:
- the TENT5A gene encoding terminal nucleotidyltransferase 5A isoform X1, whose product MHQRYFWTDQGPVAFGGHFMAEGEGYFAMAEDELAGGPYIPLAGDFSGGDFGGGFGGHCLDYCESPTAHCNVLNWEQVQRLDGILSETIPIHGRGNFPTLELQPSLIVKVVRRRLAEKRIGVRDVRLNGSAASHVLHQDSGLGYKDLDLIFCADLRGEEEFQTVKDVVLDCLLDFLPEGVNKEKITPLTLKEAYVQKMVKVCNDSDRWSLISLSNNSGKNVELKFVDSLRRQFEFSVDSFQIKLDSLLLFYECSENPMTETFHPTIIGESVYGDFHEAFDHLCNKIIATRNPEEIRGGGLLKYCNLLVRGFRPASDEIKTLQRYMCSRFFIDFSDIGEQQRKLESYLQNHFVGLEDRKYDYLMTLHGVVNESTVCLMGHERRQTLNLITMLAIRVLADQNVIPNVANVTCYYQPAPYVADANFSNYYIAQVQPVFTCQQQTYSTWLPCN is encoded by the exons ATGCATCAGAGATACTTTTG GACCGACCAGGGCCCAGTGGCGTTCGGCGGGCACTTCATGGCGGAAGGCGAAGGGTACTTTGCCATGGCCGAAGACGAGCTGGCCGGCGGCCCTTACATCCCCCTGGCCGGCGACTTTAGCGGCGGCGACTTCGGCGGCGGCTTCGGCGGGCACTGCTTGGACTATTGCGAAAGCCCCACGGCGCACTGCAACGTGCTGAACTGGGAGCAAGTGCAGCGGCTGGACGGCATCCTGAGCGAGACCATCCCGATCCACGGGCGCGGCAACTTCCCCACGCTCGAGCTGCAGCCCAGCCTGATCGTGAAGGTGGTGCGGCGGCGCTTGGCCGAGAAGCGCATCGGCGTCCGCGACGTGCGCCTCAACGGCTCGGCCGCCAGCCACGTCCTGCACCAGGACAGCGGCCTGGGCTACAAGGATCTGGACCTCATCTTCTGCGCCGACCTGCGCGGGGAAGAGGAGTTTCAGACTGTGAAGGACGTCGTGCTGGACTGCCTGTTGGACTTCTTACCCGAAGGGGTGAACAAAGAGAAGATCACACCACTCACGCTCAAG GAAGCTTATGTGCAGAAAATGGTTAAAGTGTGCAATGACTCTGACCGATGGAGTCTTATATCCCTGTCAAACAACAGTGGCAAAAATGTGGAACTGAAATTTGTGGATTCCCTCCGGAGGCAGTTTGAATTTAGTGTAGATTCTTTTCAAATCAAATTAGACTCTCTTCTCCTCTTTTACGAATGTTCAGAGAACCCAATGACTGAAACGTTTCACCCCACAATAATCGGGGAGAGTGTCTATGGCGATTTCCACGAAGCCTTTGATCACCTTTGTAACAAGATCATTGCCACCCGGAACCCGGAGGAAATCAGAGGGGGAGGCCTCCTTAAGTACTGCAACCTCTTAGTGAGGGGCTTTAGGCCCGCCTCTGATGAGATCAAGACCCTTCAGAGGTATATGTGTTCTAGGTTTTTCATCGATTTCTCAGACATTGGAGAGCAGCAGAGAAAACTGGAGTCCTATTTGCAGAACCACTTCGTGGGCTTGGAAGACCGCAAGTATGACTATCTCATGACCCTTCATGGAGTGGTGAATGAGAGTACCGTGTGCCTGATGGGACatgaaagaagacagactttAAACCTGATCACAATGCTGGCTATCCGGGTGCTAGCCGACCAAAATGTCATCCCTAACGTGGCTAATGTCACTTGCTATTACCAGCCAGCCCCGTATGTAGCAGATGCCAACTTTAGCAATTACTACATTGCACAGGTCCAGCCAGTGTTCACATGCCAGCAACAGACATACTCCACTTGGCTACCTTGCAATTAG
- the TENT5A gene encoding terminal nucleotidyltransferase 5A isoform X2: MAEGEGYFAMAEDELAGGPYIPLAGDFSGGDFGGGFGGHCLDYCESPTAHCNVLNWEQVQRLDGILSETIPIHGRGNFPTLELQPSLIVKVVRRRLAEKRIGVRDVRLNGSAASHVLHQDSGLGYKDLDLIFCADLRGEEEFQTVKDVVLDCLLDFLPEGVNKEKITPLTLKEAYVQKMVKVCNDSDRWSLISLSNNSGKNVELKFVDSLRRQFEFSVDSFQIKLDSLLLFYECSENPMTETFHPTIIGESVYGDFHEAFDHLCNKIIATRNPEEIRGGGLLKYCNLLVRGFRPASDEIKTLQRYMCSRFFIDFSDIGEQQRKLESYLQNHFVGLEDRKYDYLMTLHGVVNESTVCLMGHERRQTLNLITMLAIRVLADQNVIPNVANVTCYYQPAPYVADANFSNYYIAQVQPVFTCQQQTYSTWLPCN; this comes from the exons ATGGCGGAAGGCGAAGGGTACTTTGCCATGGCCGAAGACGAGCTGGCCGGCGGCCCTTACATCCCCCTGGCCGGCGACTTTAGCGGCGGCGACTTCGGCGGCGGCTTCGGCGGGCACTGCTTGGACTATTGCGAAAGCCCCACGGCGCACTGCAACGTGCTGAACTGGGAGCAAGTGCAGCGGCTGGACGGCATCCTGAGCGAGACCATCCCGATCCACGGGCGCGGCAACTTCCCCACGCTCGAGCTGCAGCCCAGCCTGATCGTGAAGGTGGTGCGGCGGCGCTTGGCCGAGAAGCGCATCGGCGTCCGCGACGTGCGCCTCAACGGCTCGGCCGCCAGCCACGTCCTGCACCAGGACAGCGGCCTGGGCTACAAGGATCTGGACCTCATCTTCTGCGCCGACCTGCGCGGGGAAGAGGAGTTTCAGACTGTGAAGGACGTCGTGCTGGACTGCCTGTTGGACTTCTTACCCGAAGGGGTGAACAAAGAGAAGATCACACCACTCACGCTCAAG GAAGCTTATGTGCAGAAAATGGTTAAAGTGTGCAATGACTCTGACCGATGGAGTCTTATATCCCTGTCAAACAACAGTGGCAAAAATGTGGAACTGAAATTTGTGGATTCCCTCCGGAGGCAGTTTGAATTTAGTGTAGATTCTTTTCAAATCAAATTAGACTCTCTTCTCCTCTTTTACGAATGTTCAGAGAACCCAATGACTGAAACGTTTCACCCCACAATAATCGGGGAGAGTGTCTATGGCGATTTCCACGAAGCCTTTGATCACCTTTGTAACAAGATCATTGCCACCCGGAACCCGGAGGAAATCAGAGGGGGAGGCCTCCTTAAGTACTGCAACCTCTTAGTGAGGGGCTTTAGGCCCGCCTCTGATGAGATCAAGACCCTTCAGAGGTATATGTGTTCTAGGTTTTTCATCGATTTCTCAGACATTGGAGAGCAGCAGAGAAAACTGGAGTCCTATTTGCAGAACCACTTCGTGGGCTTGGAAGACCGCAAGTATGACTATCTCATGACCCTTCATGGAGTGGTGAATGAGAGTACCGTGTGCCTGATGGGACatgaaagaagacagactttAAACCTGATCACAATGCTGGCTATCCGGGTGCTAGCCGACCAAAATGTCATCCCTAACGTGGCTAATGTCACTTGCTATTACCAGCCAGCCCCGTATGTAGCAGATGCCAACTTTAGCAATTACTACATTGCACAGGTCCAGCCAGTGTTCACATGCCAGCAACAGACATACTCCACTTGGCTACCTTGCAATTAG